Proteins encoded within one genomic window of Haematobia irritans isolate KBUSLIRL chromosome 5, ASM5000362v1, whole genome shotgun sequence:
- the LOC142240181 gene encoding uncharacterized protein LOC142240181: MENSKTSRMVLVLIAYLLVDIGMGDINENIKSNELTRLQGDILKQMRNIKTLLNYEYIIIWRNKESTMSKIGCCFIDDFIQRIEYLPFMIFDNERSDGDEIMSTIHSKNAIMLSSWANGASVSTIKLTEVVLGHLIWVDNDMEAANVCHHFKDDIQLNKFIIGRSFISNDTLYTCNMTKLMTIDSSTIRKLHRYGIKDLQGSQIVTESDQLLPRSMLYYDKEGNLQLEGLMGNCVATFAKRYKATLFIIPPLKLGHTLYYQELVNKTSEGLLDISASLAPYENSTEKLRNVHYSYPLELLDLCFMIPLPRLMAANKIFMYIIDKYVIVVIPILVFAYGLLFTIATHRTAKGLSLVNILLNDKSIRVLLGQSFVMPRKPSLFMQYISFLFCYTSMIMYTTYEAYLQSNLIHPPLEQRVQTYNDMRKVGLKVATSVLGRDMIESSLYIEYRDLLVPQISYDAFMKLRDSMDTRYAYPVTHSRWKVFSEQQRLFRRKLFYYSENQCIRRQTLFGIPMQQKLPYKTLFDQHIMNLWETGFIQYWVENSFYTMVRLNYSKFEDLIVTTKIHKLDVLIYIVYFITTTTSMRAILFVLFITTVNYVKKSIALNL, translated from the exons ATGGAAAACTCAAAGACTTCTCGGATGGTACTGGTATTGATCGCATATCTTTTGGTGGATATTGGAATGGGAGATATTAACGAGAATATAAAAAGCAACGAACTTACTCGATTACAGGGGGATATTTTGAAGCAGATGAGGAACATCAAGACTCTATTAAATTATGAATATATTATCATATGGCGGAATAAAGAATCTACTATGTCCAAAATTGGTTGTTGCTTCATAGATGATTTTATCCAAAGGATTGAATATCTACCTTTTATGATATTTGATAATGAAAGATCTGATGGAGATGAAATAATGAGTACCATACATTCCAAGAATGCGATTATGTTAAGCAGTTGGGCCAATGGGGCCAGTGTGTCTACCATCAAATTGACTGAGGTCGTACTGGGTCATTTAATTTGGGTCGATAACGATATGGAAGCGGCCAATGTTTGCCATCATTTTAAAGATGatatacaattgaataagttcatTATTGGAAGGAGTTTCATAAGCAACGATACACTTTACACTTGCAACATGACCAAGCTTATGACCATAGATTCTTCCACAATTAGGAAGCTACATCGTTATGGAATCAAAGATTTGCAAGGGTCGCAGATAGTGACGGAATCTGACCAATTGTTGCCACGTTCCATGTTGTATTATGATAAAGAGGGCAATCTACAGCTTGAAGGTTTGATGGGTAATTGTGTTGCAACTTTTGCTAAGAGATATAAGGCTACGCTATTTATAATCCCACCTCTGAAATTGGGACACACGCTGTACTATCAAGAGTTGGTGAATAAAACATCTGAAGGCCTTCTTGATATTTCAGCTAGCTTAGCTCCATATGAAAATAGCACAGAAaaattgagaaatgttcattattCGTATCCTTTGGAGCTATTGGACTTGTGTTTTATGATACCATTGCCACGTCTaatggctgccaataaaattttcatgtatATCATCGATAAATATGTCATTGTGGTCATTCCAATACTGGTCTTTGCATACGGCTTGCTATTCACAATAGCAACACATCGGACAGCGAAAGGTCTCTCATTGGTCAATATACTGCTGAATGATAAGAGTATTCGAGTTCTTTTGGGTCAATCATTCGTTATGCCCAGGAAACCCAGCCTTTTTATGCAGTACATATCATTCCTCTTCTGTTACACCAGCATGATTATGTACACCACTTATGAGGCTTATCTACAGTCAAATCTAATACATCCACCTTTGGAACAAAGAGTCCAAACCTATAATGATATGAGGAAAGTAGGTTTAAAAGTAGCCACCAGTGTCCTCGGGCGGGACATGATCGAGTCTTCTCTTTATATCGAATACAGAGATCTTTTGGTTCCTCAAATATCttatgatgcatttatgaaattACGCGATTCCATGGATACACGTTATGCCTACCCTGTGACTCATTCTCGGTGGAAAGTGTTTAGTGAGCAACAGCGtttatttcgtagaaaattattttactatTCCGAAAACCAATGCATAAGAAGACAAACATTATTTGGAATTCCAATGCAACAAAAACTACCTTACAAAACGCTATTCGATCAGCACATAATGAACCTATGGGAAACGGGATTTATTCAATACTGGGTAGAAAATAGTTTCTACACCATGGTTCGCCTGAACTATTCCAAATTTGAGGATCTAA TAGTAACAACAAAAATACACAAGTTGGATGTTCTCATTTACATAGTGTATtttattacaacaacaacatctaTGAGAGCTATTTTATTTGTACTCTTTATCACTACCGTTAATTatgttaaaaaatcaattgcctTGAATTTGTAG